Proteins encoded within one genomic window of Lampris incognitus isolate fLamInc1 chromosome 1, fLamInc1.hap2, whole genome shotgun sequence:
- the sybl1 gene encoding vesicle-associated membrane protein 7: protein MAILFAVVARGTTILAKHAWCGGNFLEVAEQILAKIPSENNKLTYSHGSYLFHYICHDRIIYLCITDDDFERSRAFSFLSEVKKRFQTTYGSRAQTALPYAMNSEFSSTLAAQMKHHSDPRGSDRLTETQMQVDDLKGIMVRNIDLVAQRGEKLELLIDKTENLVDSSVTFKTTSRNLARAMCMKNLKLTVVIVLVCLVVLYIIVSAACGGLKWPSCV, encoded by the exons ATGGCAATCCTATTTGCTGTGGTGGCCCGTGGAACCACCATCCTGGCCAAGCATGCATGGTGTGGCGGAAACTTCCTGGAGGTGGCAGAACAGATTTTGGCCAAAATCCCCTCTGAGAACAACAAACTCACATACAGCCATGGCAG CTATCTCTTTCATTACATCTGCCATGACAGAATCATATACCTTtgcatcactgatgat GACTTTGAAAGGTCCCGTGCATTCAGCTTCCTTAGTGAGGTTAAGAAGCGCTTCCAGACAACATATGGGTCACGAGCCCAGACAGCCCTTCCCTATGCCATGAACAGTGAATTCTCCTCTACGCTGGCAGCTCAGATG AAACATCACTCAGACCCACGGGGATCAGACCGTCTAACTGAGACTCAGATGCAGGTGGATGACTTGAAGGGCATTATGGTCCGCAACATTG ACTTAGTAGCTCAAAGAGGGGAGAAGCTTGAGCTTTTGATTGACAAGACAGAAAATCTGGTTGATTCA TCTGTCACATTTAAGACCACCAGTCGTAACCTAGCGCGGGCCATGTGCATGAAAAACCTCAAGTTGACTGTCGTCATAGTACTGGTGTGCCTG GTGGTTCTCTACATTATTGTCTCTGCGGCCTGTGGAGGCCTTAAATGGCCCAGCTGTGTCTAA